One Undibacter mobilis genomic region harbors:
- a CDS encoding ABC transporter permease, whose translation MAGDTSALTLILSGDPGLYRIIGLSLIVSLSAVFCAAIIGIPLGALIALTRFRGRDGTIVVLNALMGLPPVVVGLAVYLALSRSGPLGSLGILFTPQAMVIAQTILVTPIIAALARQTLEDLWVEYREELAAMDVGPAARIGTLIWDARFSLMTALLAGFGRAAAEVGAIIVVGGNIDGFTRTMTTAIALETSKGDLPLAIGLGLVLIAIVVIVNALAWAARRAGERYAG comes from the coding sequence GTGGCCGGCGACACCTCAGCCTTGACCCTGATTCTGTCCGGCGACCCGGGGCTTTATCGCATTATCGGTCTGTCGCTTATCGTCAGCCTAAGCGCCGTATTCTGCGCCGCGATCATCGGTATCCCGCTCGGCGCCCTGATCGCTCTGACCCGCTTTCGCGGCCGCGACGGCACGATCGTCGTCCTCAACGCCCTGATGGGCCTTCCGCCTGTCGTGGTCGGCCTTGCCGTCTATCTGGCGCTGTCGCGGTCCGGCCCACTCGGCAGCCTCGGCATTCTGTTCACACCGCAGGCAATGGTCATCGCGCAGACGATTCTGGTGACACCGATCATCGCCGCCCTGGCCCGGCAGACGCTCGAGGACCTCTGGGTCGAGTATCGCGAGGAACTGGCGGCAATGGACGTCGGCCCCGCCGCACGCATCGGCACACTGATATGGGACGCGCGCTTCTCGCTGATGACGGCGCTGCTCGCCGGCTTCGGCCGCGCCGCCGCCGAAGTCGGCGCCATCATTGTCGTCGGCGGTAACATCGACGGCTTCACCCGCACCATGACCACGGCCATCGCGCTCGAGACCTCCAAGGGCGACCTGCCGCTCGCGATCGGCCTCGGCCTGGTGCTGATCGCCATCGTCGTCATCGTCAATGCGCTGGCCTGGGCCGCCCGGCGCGCCGGCGAACGTTACGCGGGATGA
- a CDS encoding NADPH-dependent assimilatory sulfite reductase hemoprotein subunit — MWLENPDMTKELARNEYIKEASEYLRGTLTEGLEDAITGAIVEDDQQLVKFHGMYLQDDRDLRAERGRKRMEKAFSFMLRVRISGGVVTPEQWLALDHVARTYANGTMRLTTRQTVQLHGVIKSNLRATLKEIDKQLLNTIAACGDVNRNVMSNPNPYQSRAHGVALKLAQAISDHLTPKTAAYREIWLEGEKIAGGEPKEDVEPIYGKTYLPRKFKTVVAVPPSNDVDVYAHDLGFIAIVDAAANVTGWNVTIGGGMGMTHGETDTYPRTADLLGYCKPEDALRVAEAVVTVQRDWGDRTSRKHARLKYTVEDRGIDVFRAEVEARAGIKFEAPKPFAFTSMGDRYGWTQGDDGKAHLTLFVQNGRLRDAGPGAQQMSALRQIARLGIGDIRITPNQNLIIANVPVEKQAQIDEIAKANGLLAPWSGLRRNSMACVALPTCGLALAESERYLPQLMDALDESLSRHGLSADEIVIRMTGCPNGCARPYLAEIGLVGKGPGRYNLYLGAAFDGSRLSKLYAESLDHDGIVTALDPVFAAYARERQAGEHFGDYTVRAGFVAQTSNGRDFHANTRARRSA; from the coding sequence ATGTGGCTGGAAAATCCTGATATGACCAAAGAACTGGCTCGTAACGAATACATCAAGGAAGCCAGCGAATATCTGCGCGGCACCCTGACCGAAGGCCTCGAGGACGCCATCACCGGCGCGATCGTCGAGGATGACCAGCAACTCGTTAAATTCCACGGCATGTACCTCCAGGACGATCGCGACCTGCGCGCCGAACGCGGCCGCAAGCGTATGGAGAAGGCGTTCTCGTTCATGCTGCGTGTGCGCATTTCCGGCGGCGTGGTCACGCCGGAACAATGGCTGGCACTCGATCATGTCGCGCGGACTTATGCCAACGGCACCATGCGCCTGACGACGCGGCAGACGGTGCAGCTCCACGGCGTCATCAAGTCTAATCTGCGGGCAACGCTGAAGGAGATCGACAAGCAACTGCTCAATACGATTGCGGCCTGCGGCGACGTCAACCGCAACGTCATGAGCAATCCCAATCCGTATCAGTCGCGCGCCCACGGCGTGGCGCTCAAATTGGCGCAGGCCATCTCCGACCACCTGACACCGAAGACGGCAGCCTATCGCGAGATCTGGCTAGAAGGTGAGAAGATCGCTGGCGGCGAACCGAAAGAAGATGTCGAGCCGATCTACGGCAAGACCTATCTGCCGCGGAAATTCAAAACGGTCGTCGCCGTGCCGCCTTCGAACGATGTCGATGTCTACGCCCACGATCTTGGTTTCATCGCCATCGTCGATGCCGCCGCCAACGTGACCGGCTGGAACGTCACCATCGGTGGCGGCATGGGCATGACCCATGGCGAAACCGATACTTACCCCCGCACGGCCGATCTGCTCGGCTACTGCAAGCCGGAAGACGCGCTCCGCGTCGCCGAAGCGGTCGTGACGGTGCAGCGCGACTGGGGCGATCGCACCAGCCGCAAGCATGCGCGCCTGAAATACACCGTCGAGGATCGCGGCATCGACGTGTTCCGCGCCGAGGTTGAGGCCCGCGCCGGGATCAAGTTTGAAGCTCCAAAGCCGTTTGCCTTCACCTCGATGGGTGATCGCTATGGCTGGACACAAGGCGACGACGGCAAGGCGCATTTGACCTTGTTTGTGCAGAACGGCCGCCTGCGCGATGCCGGGCCTGGCGCGCAGCAAATGTCGGCCTTGCGGCAGATCGCGCGGCTCGGCATTGGCGATATCCGCATTACGCCGAACCAGAACCTCATCATTGCCAATGTGCCAGTCGAAAAGCAGGCGCAGATCGATGAGATCGCCAAGGCTAACGGTCTTCTGGCGCCTTGGTCGGGCCTGCGCCGCAATTCGATGGCCTGCGTCGCACTGCCGACCTGCGGTCTCGCACTGGCGGAAAGCGAGCGCTATCTGCCGCAGTTGATGGATGCCCTCGACGAGAGTCTGTCGCGTCACGGCCTGTCGGCGGACGAGATCGTCATTCGCATGACCGGTTGCCCGAACGGCTGCGCGCGGCCCTATCTCGCCGAGATCGGTCTCGTCGGCAAAGGCCCCGGTCGCTACAATCTTTATCTCGGCGCGGCTTTCGACGGTTCGCGCTTGTCGAAGCTGTACGCTGAGAGCCTGGACCATGACGGTATCGTCACCGCGCTCGATCCGGTGTTTGCGGCTTATGCGCGCGAACGGCAGGCGGGCGAGCATTTCGGCGATTACACCGTGCGCGCGGGTTTCGTGGCGCAGACGTCGAACGGCCGCGACTTCCACGCCAACACCAGGGCAAGGCGCAGCGCATGA
- a CDS encoding extracellular solute-binding protein, which produces MINLRIATTAAAFAFALIVTQPSLAQDRSIVVASTTSTQDSGLFEYLLPKFKDKSGITVKVVAQGTGQALDTGKRCDADVVLVHAKAQEEKFIADGAGVKRFPVMYNDFVIVGPKSDPAGIKGAKDVAAALVTIKNKDAAFFSRGDRSGTHSAELALWKSSGVDIEKDKGTWYKSLGQGMGATLNTAAAGNGYTLTDRATWINFKNKQDLVIAVEGDKRLFNQYGVMLVNPAKCPSVKKDLGQAFIDFLVSPQGQKDISGYKIDGQSLFFPNAEDQNA; this is translated from the coding sequence ATGATCAACCTTCGCATAGCGACAACGGCGGCCGCCTTTGCCTTCGCCCTCATCGTCACGCAGCCGAGCCTCGCCCAGGACAGGTCAATCGTGGTGGCGTCCACCACCTCGACACAGGACTCCGGCCTGTTCGAATATCTGCTGCCGAAGTTCAAGGACAAATCCGGCATCACGGTGAAAGTGGTGGCGCAGGGCACCGGGCAGGCGCTCGACACCGGCAAACGCTGCGATGCCGACGTCGTATTGGTCCATGCCAAGGCACAGGAAGAGAAATTCATCGCCGATGGCGCCGGCGTGAAGCGCTTTCCGGTGATGTACAATGACTTCGTCATCGTCGGACCCAAGAGCGATCCGGCCGGCATCAAAGGCGCCAAGGATGTGGCCGCGGCGTTGGTCACCATCAAGAACAAGGACGCGGCGTTCTTCTCGCGCGGAGACCGTTCCGGCACGCATTCTGCCGAACTGGCGCTTTGGAAGTCCTCCGGCGTCGATATCGAAAAGGATAAAGGCACCTGGTACAAATCGCTTGGCCAGGGCATGGGCGCGACGCTCAACACCGCTGCGGCCGGCAACGGCTACACGCTGACCGATCGCGCCACCTGGATCAACTTCAAGAACAAGCAAGACCTTGTCATCGCTGTCGAAGGCGACAAGCGCCTGTTCAACCAGTATGGCGTGATGCTGGTGAACCCGGCCAAGTGCCCGAGCGTGAAGAAAGACCTCGGCCAAGCCTTCATCGACTTTCTGGTGTCGCCACAGGGCCAGAAGGACATCTCCGGCTACAAGATCGACGGTCAGAGCCTGTTCTTCCCGAACGCGGAAGACCAAAATGCCTGA
- the mobA gene encoding molybdenum cofactor guanylyltransferase MobA — translation MHDVPPPPTFGLVLAGGLARRMGGGDKAHIKIGGSTILDRVLATLSGQCAGVVINANGDPARFADTGCEVIADTVPDHPGPLAGILAGLDWLAAQGRGIEWLLSVPGDCPFLPEDLVERLHDARRKMGAGVPLACARSGEWRHPVVGLWPLALRENLRKALVDEDLRKIEVWTARHGIAIAEWPTEPVDPFFNVNTPEDVARANALAERYG, via the coding sequence ATGCACGACGTTCCCCCTCCCCCCACCTTCGGTCTTGTTCTCGCCGGCGGGCTCGCCCGCCGCATGGGCGGCGGCGACAAGGCGCATATCAAGATCGGCGGCTCGACCATTCTCGACCGCGTGCTCGCCACCTTGTCGGGCCAGTGCGCCGGCGTCGTCATCAACGCCAATGGCGATCCGGCGCGCTTTGCCGACACCGGCTGCGAGGTGATCGCCGACACGGTGCCGGATCATCCCGGCCCGCTCGCCGGCATTCTTGCTGGACTCGACTGGCTGGCGGCGCAGGGCCGCGGCATCGAATGGCTGCTCAGCGTACCAGGGGACTGCCCCTTCCTGCCCGAAGATCTGGTCGAGCGCCTGCATGATGCACGACGCAAGATGGGGGCCGGTGTGCCGCTCGCCTGCGCGCGCTCGGGCGAATGGCGTCATCCGGTCGTCGGCCTTTGGCCGCTGGCGCTGCGCGAAAATCTGCGCAAAGCGCTGGTCGACGAGGACCTGCGCAAGATCGAGGTATGGACCGCGCGCCACGGCATCGCCATTGCCGAATGGCCTACCGAGCCGGTCGATCCCTTCTTCAACGTCAACACGCCGGAAGATGTCGCGCGCGCCAACGCGCTAGCGGAGCGTTACGGCTAA
- a CDS encoding formate dehydrogenase accessory sulfurtransferase FdhD — MSPKPDSADTYIVRPDPHDPRLTERVTGIDQTGARIETSVTVERPLTIFLNSQEIVTAMTISDYPDYLAIGYLLNQNMLLPDDIVTGVDYDEELSIVVVRTKRKTNYEKKLKKKVQTSGCAQGTVFGDLMEALENVTLPATPLRTSWLYALTHKINTTPSLYLEAGAIHGCVLAHEDKPLVYMEDVGRHNAVDKIAGWMFKEKVAAHDKIFYTTGRLTSEMVIKTVRMGIPILISRSGFTAWGVELARKANLTLIGRARGQRFVALAGEERIVFDQDLSTVQDEGSKHRRKAAVDD; from the coding sequence ATGAGCCCGAAGCCGGACAGCGCCGACACCTATATCGTTCGCCCGGATCCGCACGATCCGCGGCTGACCGAACGCGTCACCGGCATCGACCAGACCGGCGCGCGCATCGAGACGTCGGTGACCGTGGAGCGGCCGCTGACGATCTTCCTCAACAGCCAGGAGATCGTCACGGCGATGACGATCTCCGACTATCCGGACTATCTGGCGATCGGCTATCTGCTCAACCAGAATATGCTGCTGCCGGACGACATCGTCACCGGCGTCGATTACGACGAGGAACTGTCGATCGTCGTCGTACGCACCAAACGCAAAACGAATTACGAGAAGAAGCTCAAGAAGAAGGTGCAGACCTCGGGCTGCGCCCAAGGCACCGTGTTCGGCGATCTGATGGAAGCGCTCGAGAACGTGACGCTGCCGGCGACGCCGCTGCGCACCTCATGGCTCTATGCGCTGACGCACAAGATCAACACCACGCCATCGCTTTATCTCGAGGCCGGCGCCATTCACGGCTGCGTGCTGGCGCATGAGGACAAGCCACTGGTCTATATGGAAGACGTCGGCCGCCACAACGCCGTCGACAAGATCGCCGGCTGGATGTTCAAGGAAAAGGTCGCGGCGCACGACAAGATCTTCTACACCACCGGCCGTCTCACCTCGGAAATGGTGATCAAGACGGTGCGCATGGGCATCCCGATTCTCATCTCGCGCTCGGGCTTCACGGCCTGGGGCGTCGAGCTTGCGCGCAAGGCCAATCTCACGCTGATCGGCCGCGCCCGTGGCCAGCGCTTCGTCGCTCTCGCCGGCGAAGAGCGCATCGTGTTCGATCAGGATTTGAGCACGGTTCAGGACGAAGGCTCGAAACATCGCCGCAAGGCGGCGGTTGACGACTGA
- a CDS encoding phosphoadenylyl-sulfate reductase produces MNVLVSPQSVASLKTDQATRIVIVGDVDHGKSTLIGRLLYETGSLPDGKFESLKAMSARRGMPFEWSFLLDALQTERDQGITIDTSQIRFRTALRDFVLIDAPGHIEFLRNMITGAAQADAALLLIDAVEGVREQTRRHGYLLHLLGIRQAAVIVNKMDRVGYSAERFREIADEIGTYLGALDIEPVAVVPISAREGDGITVKTPAIAWHDGPTVTEALDQLTVAPPLQDLDLRLPVQAVYKFDDRRIIAGRIESGRIAVGDEIVVLPGNKSARVKSIEGWPVANDAHTTSSLEAGRSVGVTLDRELFIERGHILALASAPAPVVNGIRARIFWLHSLPLAAGTPIVVRSGTAEIRGRVSAIVNSLDPADLQSAGIDIISQNRIGEVDIALATPAALDTFTNNPLTGRFAIEIDGRIAGGGIAVDVKRVGAGHRNTENLQNRVAALLPRLQAQTAAERLASLRDAIDGRIVFTTSFGIEDQAILHMIAKGSLDIDIVTLDTGRLFPQTHDLWAETERHFGIRIKAFYPRHDELETLVERQGINGFYENREARQACCFARKVEPLDRALANSAAWIAGLRADQSTNRQDMALISADKAHGLIKLSPLFDWSREQVAAFTSANGIPVNALHDKGFASIGCAPCTRALRPGEPERAGRWWWEDETKKECGLHLGR; encoded by the coding sequence ATGAACGTTCTGGTCTCCCCGCAATCCGTCGCCAGCCTCAAGACGGATCAGGCAACCCGCATCGTCATCGTCGGCGACGTCGATCATGGCAAGTCGACGCTGATCGGCCGGCTGCTCTACGAAACTGGCAGCCTGCCGGACGGCAAGTTCGAAAGCCTCAAGGCCATGAGCGCACGGCGCGGTATGCCCTTCGAATGGTCGTTTCTGCTCGATGCCCTGCAGACCGAACGCGACCAAGGCATCACCATCGACACCAGCCAGATCCGCTTTCGCACTGCACTGCGCGATTTCGTGCTGATCGACGCGCCCGGCCACATCGAGTTCCTGCGCAACATGATCACCGGCGCGGCCCAGGCCGACGCCGCTCTCCTGCTCATCGATGCTGTCGAAGGCGTTCGCGAGCAGACCCGGCGCCACGGCTATCTCCTGCATCTTTTAGGCATCCGGCAGGCGGCGGTCATCGTCAACAAGATGGATCGCGTCGGTTACAGCGCCGAACGTTTTCGCGAGATTGCTGATGAAATCGGCACCTATCTTGGCGCGCTCGATATTGAGCCGGTCGCCGTCGTGCCGATCTCGGCCCGCGAGGGCGACGGCATTACGGTCAAAACGCCGGCCATCGCCTGGCACGACGGCCCGACCGTCACCGAAGCACTCGACCAACTCACCGTGGCGCCACCGCTTCAGGACCTCGACCTGCGCCTCCCCGTCCAGGCCGTCTACAAATTCGACGACCGGCGCATCATTGCCGGCCGCATCGAAAGCGGCCGCATCGCGGTTGGCGACGAGATCGTCGTTCTTCCGGGCAACAAATCCGCGCGCGTTAAATCCATCGAAGGCTGGCCCGTGGCCAATGACGCGCATACGACATCGAGTCTCGAAGCCGGCCGCTCAGTCGGTGTGACGCTTGATCGTGAACTTTTCATCGAGCGCGGCCACATCCTGGCGCTCGCCAGCGCGCCGGCTCCTGTCGTCAACGGCATTCGTGCGCGGATATTCTGGTTGCATTCGCTACCGCTGGCGGCGGGCACGCCGATTGTGGTGCGGTCGGGCACAGCGGAAATCCGCGGCCGTGTTTCGGCCATCGTCAATTCGCTCGATCCTGCCGACCTGCAATCGGCCGGCATCGACATCATCTCGCAGAACCGCATCGGCGAGGTCGATATCGCCCTCGCGACACCGGCCGCGCTCGACACCTTCACAAATAATCCATTGACCGGTCGCTTTGCCATCGAAATCGATGGCCGCATTGCCGGCGGCGGCATCGCCGTCGATGTGAAGCGCGTCGGGGCAGGCCATCGCAACACAGAAAACCTGCAAAACCGTGTCGCTGCCCTGCTGCCCCGCCTCCAGGCACAAACCGCCGCCGAGCGGCTGGCCAGCTTGCGCGACGCCATCGACGGCCGGATCGTTTTCACGACCAGCTTCGGCATCGAGGATCAGGCCATCCTGCACATGATCGCCAAAGGCAGTCTCGATATCGACATCGTCACCCTCGACACCGGACGCTTGTTCCCGCAGACCCACGATCTCTGGGCCGAAACGGAACGTCACTTCGGCATCCGCATCAAGGCATTTTACCCGCGTCACGATGAGCTCGAAACGCTTGTCGAGCGTCAGGGCATCAACGGCTTTTACGAAAACCGGGAGGCGCGGCAGGCCTGTTGCTTCGCACGCAAGGTCGAACCGCTCGATCGCGCGCTGGCAAATTCAGCGGCGTGGATCGCCGGACTGCGCGCCGATCAGTCGACCAACCGGCAGGACATGGCGCTGATCTCGGCCGACAAGGCGCATGGCCTCATCAAGCTGAGCCCGCTGTTCGACTGGTCGCGCGAGCAGGTCGCCGCCTTCACGTCGGCGAACGGCATCCCGGTGAACGCGCTGCACGACAAGGGCTTTGCCTCGATCGGCTGCGCGCCCTGCACCCGCGCGTTGCGTCCCGGCGAGCCGGAGCGCGCCGGGCGCTGGTGGTGGGAAGACGAGACGAAGAAGGAGTGCGGCCTGCATCTTGGCCGTTAA
- a CDS encoding ATP-binding cassette domain-containing protein, with product MRAPDADLPIILSGITIKAGRVTILDRVTQVIAAGAPTVLIGPNGAGKTTLLRVIMGLAQPDAGSVTWGSHNDASQVRRAIVFQRPVMLRRQANSNLAYALNAAGVPRSQHPQRIAELLALVGLADRGARPARKLSGGEQQRLALARALARDPAVLLLDEPTASLDPAATKSIEDIIRAVARRGVKVILSTHDLGQARRIGGDVMLMHRGGIIEHEPTDAFFTQPKTEQARKFIAGELLV from the coding sequence ATGCGCGCGCCCGACGCCGATCTCCCGATTATTCTATCCGGCATCACGATCAAAGCCGGGCGCGTGACCATTCTCGATCGCGTCACGCAAGTGATTGCCGCCGGTGCGCCGACGGTGCTGATCGGTCCGAACGGCGCCGGCAAGACGACTCTGCTGCGCGTTATCATGGGTCTGGCCCAACCGGACGCCGGCAGCGTGACCTGGGGCAGCCACAATGATGCGTCGCAAGTGCGCCGCGCCATCGTGTTCCAGCGACCGGTGATGCTACGCCGCCAGGCTAACTCCAATCTCGCTTATGCTCTCAACGCGGCCGGCGTGCCACGTTCGCAGCATCCGCAACGCATTGCCGAACTGCTCGCGCTGGTCGGGCTCGCCGATCGCGGTGCGCGTCCGGCGCGCAAATTGTCCGGCGGCGAACAGCAACGCCTCGCTCTGGCGCGTGCGCTGGCGCGCGATCCGGCCGTGCTGCTGCTCGATGAGCCGACCGCCAGTCTCGATCCGGCCGCAACCAAATCCATCGAGGACATTATCCGCGCCGTGGCGCGGCGCGGCGTCAAGGTCATCCTCTCGACGCACGATCTCGGCCAAGCCCGCCGCATCGGCGGCGACGTCATGCTGATGCATCGCGGCGGCATCATCGAACACGAACCAACAGACGCATTCTTTACCCAACCAAAAACCGAACAGGCACGGAAATTCATCGCCGGCGAATTGCTGGTGTGA
- a CDS encoding diflavin oxidoreductase: MAVVQIPKTAPFDDGDIALLNQVVGGATPTQRAWLAGFLAGVESVSGDVAEIASPVTIAAEPLTIVFATESGNSERLANDIARTARKGGLKPSVIDLADLDMTSLKSVRRLVFVAATWGEGEPPSRVAAKYNELMTADFGRLDGVEYAVLALGDTSYAEFCAIGRKIDERLAALGGKRVVDRADCDLDFEKPAAAWTDKVVKALAPPEAARGKIIPVEFGKAAAVKPDIVEAEIVELTNLNSSRSDKETVHLALRFTDAVLPYEPGDSLDLYVENDPAEVDALLKAAGLSDDKALRDELISQRDIHTLSLKSLETYATATNHQYVKGLIEQGEARDWIPGRQLIDLVSNFPIALKAEHLRAVTRTLAPRAYSVASSRRENEEEAHLLISAVRYETHGHSRKGVASTYVAERRKRGDKVRVKLRSNKHFRLPADGRDIIMVGPGTGIAPFRAFVQERRAAGAKGRSWLFFGDRHFTHDFLYQLEWQEALKDGGLTRMDVAFSRDQPEKVYVQDRIWERRRDIVEWLDGGANFYVCGDAKAMAKDVRASLVRAYQDVKSLSAEAAEAAVAEVERDKRYLTDTY; this comes from the coding sequence ATGGCTGTGGTGCAGATTCCGAAAACGGCGCCATTTGACGATGGTGACATCGCACTTCTCAATCAGGTCGTCGGCGGCGCTACCCCAACACAGCGAGCCTGGCTGGCGGGCTTCCTCGCGGGGGTCGAATCCGTGTCCGGCGATGTCGCGGAAATAGCGTCTCCGGTCACCATTGCCGCCGAGCCGCTGACCATCGTGTTCGCGACCGAATCCGGCAACTCCGAGCGCCTAGCCAACGACATTGCGCGCACCGCTCGCAAGGGCGGTCTCAAGCCGTCGGTTATCGATCTTGCCGATCTTGACATGACTTCCCTGAAATCCGTCAGGCGACTGGTCTTCGTGGCGGCGACATGGGGCGAGGGCGAGCCGCCGTCGCGCGTTGCCGCCAAGTACAATGAATTGATGACCGCCGATTTCGGGCGGCTCGACGGCGTGGAGTATGCGGTGCTGGCGCTGGGCGATACCTCCTATGCCGAATTCTGCGCGATCGGCCGCAAGATCGACGAGCGCCTCGCCGCCTTGGGCGGCAAGCGCGTGGTCGATCGCGCCGACTGTGATCTCGATTTCGAAAAGCCGGCAGCAGCCTGGACCGACAAGGTCGTCAAGGCATTGGCACCGCCGGAGGCCGCCCGCGGCAAGATCATTCCCGTCGAGTTCGGCAAGGCCGCCGCGGTCAAGCCTGACATTGTCGAGGCGGAGATCGTCGAACTGACCAATCTCAATTCGTCGCGCTCGGACAAGGAGACGGTTCACCTGGCGCTGCGCTTCACCGACGCGGTGCTGCCTTACGAGCCGGGGGACTCGCTCGATCTCTATGTCGAGAACGATCCGGCCGAGGTCGATGCGCTGCTGAAGGCCGCCGGGCTGTCGGACGACAAGGCGCTGCGCGACGAATTGATCTCGCAGCGTGACATTCATACGCTATCGCTCAAGAGCCTTGAGACCTACGCCACGGCGACGAACCATCAATACGTCAAGGGCCTGATCGAACAGGGCGAAGCCCGCGACTGGATTCCGGGCCGTCAGCTTATCGACCTCGTTTCGAACTTTCCGATCGCGCTGAAGGCGGAACATCTGCGTGCGGTGACGCGGACGCTTGCGCCCCGTGCTTATTCGGTCGCGTCGTCCCGCCGCGAAAACGAGGAGGAAGCCCATCTCCTGATCTCCGCCGTGCGCTACGAAACGCATGGCCACAGCCGCAAGGGCGTGGCGTCGACCTACGTTGCCGAGCGGCGCAAGCGCGGTGACAAGGTTCGCGTCAAGCTGCGCTCCAACAAGCATTTCCGCCTGCCGGCGGATGGCCGCGACATCATCATGGTCGGGCCCGGCACCGGCATCGCGCCATTCCGCGCCTTTGTGCAGGAACGCCGCGCGGCCGGCGCCAAAGGCCGCAGTTGGCTGTTCTTCGGCGATCGCCACTTCACGCACGACTTCCTGTACCAGCTTGAATGGCAGGAGGCGCTGAAGGACGGCGGCCTGACGCGCATGGATGTCGCCTTCTCGCGCGACCAGCCCGAAAAGGTTTACGTGCAGGACCGCATCTGGGAGCGCCGGCGTGATATCGTCGAATGGCTCGACGGCGGCGCCAATTTCTATGTGTGCGGCGACGCCAAGGCGATGGCCAAGGATGTGCGCGCCTCGCTGGTGCGTGCCTATCAGGACGTCAAATCGCTGAGCGCCGAAGCGGCCGAAGCGGCCGTCGCAGAAGTCGAGCGCGACAAACGCTATCTCACCGACACCTACTGA
- the cysD gene encoding sulfate adenylyltransferase subunit CysD produces MDRCPMERLDELEAQSIFILREAFARLNKIALLWSLGKDSNVMIWLARKAFFGRVPFPAMHVDTGKKFPEMYAFRDRYAKEWGLDFIAEECPPIDAIDPSLPPAARSAARKTEGLKLALAKHGFDGVIAGIRRDEEPTRAKERVFSPRGAEGIWDVRDQPPEFWNHFNASPPPGAHLRIHPILHWTEADIWAYTRRESIPIIPLYLSKNGQRYRSLGDMDITSPVASDASSIDEIIAELDSTKVPERSGRAMDHESEDAFERLRTAGYL; encoded by the coding sequence ATGGATCGGTGTCCGATGGAACGACTCGATGAACTCGAAGCGCAAAGCATCTTCATTCTGCGTGAGGCCTTTGCACGCCTGAACAAGATCGCGCTGCTCTGGTCGCTCGGCAAGGATTCGAATGTAATGATCTGGCTGGCGCGCAAGGCCTTTTTCGGCCGCGTGCCTTTCCCGGCCATGCATGTCGACACCGGCAAGAAATTTCCCGAGATGTATGCCTTTCGCGATCGCTATGCGAAGGAATGGGGTCTCGACTTCATCGCCGAAGAGTGCCCGCCGATCGACGCCATCGACCCCTCATTGCCGCCCGCGGCGCGGTCCGCAGCGCGCAAGACGGAAGGCCTCAAGCTGGCCTTGGCCAAGCACGGCTTCGACGGCGTGATCGCCGGCATCCGCCGCGACGAAGAGCCGACCCGCGCCAAGGAACGCGTGTTCTCGCCGCGCGGCGCCGAAGGCATCTGGGATGTGCGTGACCAGCCACCGGAATTCTGGAACCACTTCAACGCCTCGCCGCCACCGGGCGCACATCTGCGCATCCACCCGATCCTGCATTGGACCGAGGCCGATATCTGGGCCTATACGCGGCGCGAGAGCATCCCGATCATCCCGCTCTATCTGAGCAAGAACGGCCAGCGCTACCGTTCGCTCGGCGATATGGACATCACCTCGCCTGTCGCATCCGATGCGAGTTCGATCGACGAGATCATCGCTGAACTCGATTCCACCAAAGTGCCCGAACGCTCCGGCCGCGCCATGGATCATGAATCCGAAGACGCGTTCGAACGCCTGCGCACCGCCGGATATCTCTAA